GTAGAGGAAGAGTAGGAGTAGGAGTAGGAGTAGAAGTAGGAGTAGGAGTAGGAGTAGGAGTAGAAGTAGGAGTAGGAGTAGGAGTAGAAGTAGGAGTAGGAGTAGGAGTAGGAGTAGGAGTAGGAGTAGGAGGACGATTTTCTAGCAAGGCGTTACGCCCTTTTTCAAAATAATGTTCCCATACTTGGCGGTTTCTCCCGTCATGACGACCGCGAAGGCGCTGCGCGCCCGGTCGTAAAAGGCAAAGCGCTCGACTCGTTCGGGTGCGGTGATATCTGGCCAGGAAGTGTGTATCGCTTTCATATACCCTGTCTCGACAGTGGGATCGAGTTCATCTCCTGGGACGGCCGCCATCATGGCGAGGGGGTTGTCGACGTATTGATCCAGGATAAACAGCGGAACGATTCCTTCCAAGAGCGGTGCGATTTTGAGACCATCAGCCCGAATGACATTCTGGTTAAACGTTTCTCCCGGGAAATGAGCGTCTGCCAGGACGATCTCGT
Above is a genomic segment from Verrucomicrobiota bacterium containing:
- the fucU gene encoding L-fucose mutarotase, giving the protein MLIGISPVLSPELLNALYRMGHGDEIVLADAHFPGETFNQNVIRADGLKIAPLLEGIVPLFILDQYVDNPLAMMAAVPGDELDPTVETGYMKAIHTSWPDITAPERVERFAFYDRARSAFAVVMTGETAKYGNIILKKGVTPC